The Sandaracinus amylolyticus genomic interval GCGACGAACTCCTGCGACGTCGCGAGGTGCGGGATGATCCGCTTCACCGCGACCGGCCGCGAGAACCCGGCCGCGCCGAGCGTCCGCGCCTTCCACACGACGGCCATGCCGCCCGTGCCCGCCTTCCGGAGGAGCTCGTACTTGCCCGCGAGGATCGTCCCCGGCTCGTCGCGCACCAGCGTGATCATCGGTGCGCGATTCTACGCCTCATCGCTTCGCGTGCGGGTGGTACGCGTCGATCCACGGCGCGAGCGAGCGCGCGACCTCGGGCTCGAGCACGCCCTCGATCACCTCGACGCCCGCGCCGCGCAGGATCGTGAGCCCTTCGCCGTTCACGCGCGGATGCGGATCGCGCATGCCGATCACCACGCGCGCGATGCGGTGCTCGACGATCGCCAGCGCGCACGCCGGGGTGCGGCCGTGGAAGGAGCAGGGCTCGAGCGTCGAGTAGATCGTCGCGCCCTCGAGCGACGCCCCGCGCGAGAGCGCGGACTTGATCGCCGCGATCTCCGCGTGGTCGCTGCCGGGAGGATGGGTGTGCCCGTCGCCGATGACCTCGCCGTCCTTCGCGATCACCGCGCCGACCCACGGGTTGTCTCCGGTGTGTCCGCGGGCGCGCTCCGCCTGGGCGAGCGCGAGTCGCATGAACCGCTCGTCATCGATCGAGACCGCCACCGAGCGGCTCTTCTGGTCCTGCGGGCTGCCCTCGGCAAGCCGCAGGGCGCGCACCCGTCAGATCGCGCCGCGCGCTTCCGCGATCGCGCGCACGAGGTCGGGCAGCTTCGCCAGCTCGATCGGCTTGCAGAGGTACGCGTCGAGGTGCCGCACGACGTCGGGTGTGGGCGACACTTCGCCCGTCACCGCGATGATCGCGGCGCGCCGCGTCTCCGCGCGGGCTCGCAAGGCCGCGGCGAGATCACGCCCGTGCTCGTCGCCGAGCGCGAGGTCGGTGATCACGACGTGCGGTGTGGAGCGCGCAGCGCGCGCGAGCGCCTCGGTCACCGACGCACAGGCCCACACGTCGAGCCCCGCGTGCACGAGCATCTCGACCATCATCTCGCGTGTGTGCAAGTCGTCCTCGACGACCAGCACGGAGAGCGTGATCTCGTTCGAGCTCGACGGCGCGTGGCGCCCCATCCAGTCACCTCCGCGGGTCCGATGATTCATCTCCGCAGAGGCCCGAGCCCATGTCGGGGAGAACCCCGACAGGGCTCGCACGGTGCGACGCTACTCACGCGCGAGCGATCGCCCGAGCACGCGCGACCAACGGCCGACCACGACCACGCTCACGACCACGACCACGCTCACGATCGAGCCCGCCGCGGCCGCCGTCGATCGCCCACGTGGTCGTGGTCGTGGTCGTGGTCGTCGTCGAGCTCGACGCCGACGGCGCCGTCCCCAGCGCGAAGAACGCTCAGCCGCCCTGCGCGCCGAAGATGAACGGGAACTCGACGGTGACCTCGCCGCCGTCGGGCTGCGGGAAACGCCACCCTCGCACCTGACGCACCAGGCAGCCCTCGACGCGCGGATTGCCCATCGTGCTGCGCGCGATGCGCGAGCTCGTCACCGCGCCCTGCAGGTTGATGCGCCAGCTCACCTCGACGCGCCCACGCAGGTTCGGCTGACGCTGCAGCTCGGTCTCGTAGCAGTAGCGCACCGCGGCCTGGTTCTGTCGCACCACGCGCATGATCTGCTCGGGCGACAGGTAACCGTTCACGCGCGGCGTGCCGGTCGACACCGCGATGCGCGCTTCGGTGCGCTGCCGACCCGGCGCGCCCGGTCCACCACGACCGCGACCACCACCGCTGCCGCTGCCGACACCGACGCCGGTGCCGACACCACCACCGCCGAAGAGCGTGCCCGGCCCGGTGCCGCCACCACCGCCGCCCTCACCGCGCAGCCCGGTGCCTCCGCTGCCGCGCCCATACACCGTGCGCGACGATCCGAGGCCACCGAGGATGTCGCTCACGCTCGGTCCGTCCTGCAGCGCCGAGAGCGGCGAGTCGTCCGCGCCGGGATCCGCGAGCACTCCGAGGAGGCCCATCTTGCGCACGCGCGCCGCGGCACCGCCGGTGACCTCGCCCTCCATCTCGGTCCGCTCTTGCGTCGCGTCGCGACGGCCCACACGCCCTTCTTCGCCCTCGTGCTGTCGACCGCCCGCCTCTTCGCGATCCTGGATGCCGGGATCGTTCGTGTCGGTGCCGCTCGGGCGCTCGGGCTCGAGGATGTCCTCCGGGGGCGGCGTGATCAGGAAGCGCTGGACGAGGTCGTGCGGGAGCTCGAGGGGATCGAGCGGATCCATCTCGGCGCGCGCGACGAAGAAGAAGAGCATCAGCGCCGCGTGCACCGCCACCGAGAGCAGGAAGCTCGCGACGTTGGTCCAGCTCGGCGCGAGCGCCATGCCCGGGCGGCGCGCCGCGCGCACGTGCTGGAAGAACAGCGCGCCGGTGCCGATCGTGAGCACGCCGTAGTCGTCGGGCCCGAGGTCGATCGTCCCGCGCGACGCGAACGACGCCGCGTCGTGTCGCTCGCCGCCGATCCAGATCGCGCCGCCGAGCTCGCCGAGCTCGCTGGTGCGCAGTCGATAGCCGTGCCCCGAGGGCTCGAGCACCGTCACGCGATCGCGATCGCTCTCGCCGAGCGCGCCCGGCATCGCGAGCACGACTTCCTTCACGTCGCGCGGGCTCACCATCACGACGATGCCGCGCAGGAACGACACGAGCCCCGCGACGACGAGCGCCCAGTGCGCGTACGACGGCGACGTCACGAACCACGCGACGACGAGCAGCGTGATCGCGAGCCCGACGTACGGGATCGCCGACACGACGCGTGGGACGACGCCGACCGTCGAGCCCTCGGTGCGCGTGCCGTCGAGCAGCACGGGCTTCGGCGCGTCGAGCGTCTCCTCCTGCTGTACCGTGCCGTTCCAGACGAGCGCGACGCGCAGCTTCCGTTCCGCCGAGGTGATCGCAGCCACGTCGAGAAGACTCCGTACGCCTAGAAGGACTTGGAGCGCGCGGAGCGCTCCATCTCGGGCATGAACGATCGGTGCGGGAGGCGCGGTCGATCGAACTCCGCGCGCAGCCGGTTGAGGAAGTAGAGGAGCTGCGGCGACTTCAGCCGGCCCGACACGTCGAGCCCGCTGAAGCGGATCGCCTTCACCTTCTCGCCGCCCTCGCTGACCTCGCGGCTCTCCGCGTCGACGTCGTCGCCGGCGGTCTCGGGCGCGTCGGGCTCGCTCCCCGCGGGCGCACCGCGCTCGTCGCGCGCGCCTCCGCGGTCTTGCCCCACTGCCACGGAGACGATCGACAACGTGGTCGCGCAGAGCGCGAGCGCGAGAGATCGCCGGGCGGTCGCTCCGAGCCGGGTCACGAGCGCGAGAGTGCCACGAACGGCGCTGGGCGCGGAAGCGTGAACCGATGCACGCCGCTCGTGCGCGCATCTCCGACGCCTGCCCACCTCCGCGTGGCGCACCACGAGATCGTGTACGCTCGCGCGCGATGGTGCGGCCCACGATCGCGCGCGTCCTCCGCGCGCTCTGTGTGATCGCGATGCTCGGCGGGTGCGGCGGCGCGCCCTCGGGCGCCGGCGAGACGACGACCACCGCGCGCACCGAGCTTCCACCCGTCGATCCCGCTGCGCTCCGCGAGTTCCAGGCCGGCGTGCGCGCGATGCAAGAAGGCGGTCGACCCGCGATGCGCCGCGCGCGCGAGCGCTTCGAGGCCGCGATCGCGATCGATCCGAACCTCTGGGAGGCGCACTACGACCTCGGCGTGGTCCAGCGCGACGCGGGCGAGCTGCGCGAGGCTGCGGCGTCGTTCGAGGCCGCGCGGGCGATCCAGCCGGCGAGCGGCGAGGTGCTCGCGGCGCTCGCGGAGACCCGCTACGCGCTCGGTGAGCGCGACGCGGCGGCGGATCTGCTGCGCGCGTACGTGACGCAGCATCCGGAGTCGATCCCGGTGCGCGTCGCGCTCGCGACCGTGCTGCGCGAGCGCGGCGATCACGACGGCGCGCTCGCGCAGGCGCGCGAGGTGCTGGTGCGCGATCCGCGGAACGTGCGGGCGCTCGCGGAGATCGGACGCATCTATCGCGCGCGCGAGCAGTACGACGTCGCGGAGCTCGTGGTGCGCAAGGCCGTCGAGATCCAGGACGCGGCCGATCTGCACAACGATCTCGGCCTCATCCAGCTCGCGCGCGGCGACACGCAGGCGGCGTTCGAAGAGTTCCAGCGCGCGATCGCGCTCGACGCGCGCTTCGCGCCCGCGCACCTGAACCAGGGGGCGGTGCTGCTGCGCGCCGGTGACTACGCGGGCGCCGCGACCGAGTACCGCGCGGTGCTCGCCGCGGATCCGGACCACCTCGACGCACGCGTCGCGCTCGGTGCCGCGCTGCGCGCGCAGGGCGAGCACGCACAGGCGCGCCGCGAGTACGAGCGCGTGCTCGAGGCCGCGCCCAACCACGCGGCCGCGACGTTCAACCTCGCGATGGTGCTCGCCGACTTCCTCGACGAGCGCCCGCGCGCGAGAGAGCTCTTCGTGCGCTTCCTCGAGCTCGCGCCGTCGGGCAGCGAGTACCGCGCGACCGCGCAGCGCTACATCGACGAGATCCCCGCGCCCGCGCCTGCCTCACCGCCCCGCGCGGCAGGAGCGGCCCGATGAAGCGTGCGCTGCTCGTGCTCTCGTTCGTGCTCGCGACGACGTCGTCGTCGATCGTGTCGTCGTCGATCGCATCGGCCGACATCCCGCCGCCCGACCAGACCTACGAGCCGGCGGCGCCGCCGATGAGCGACTTCGAGCGCGGTCGCATGGTCGGCCGCGCGATCGCTCCCCTGTGCGGGCTCGCGTGCTGCTTCGGCGTGCCCGCGGTCGGCGTGCTCGCGGCGCTCGTGGTCGCGCAGCGCAAGAAGAAGCGTTGATGGATTGATCACGTTGATCGGCTCGATCAATGTATCCATCCATCGATCCACGAGCGGTATCATGGCGGTCGATGCGCCCGTCCTCGTGGGCCGATCTTCCGGACGCGCTGCGCGATGCGCTCGACGCGTGCTGGCGCGCGCTCGACGAGCGACCGTGGGAGCACCCCGACGAGCTCCTCCAGCGCGCCGTGCTCGACGCGCTCGGGATCGTGCCGCGCGTGCTCCGCGGCGGAGCGCTCGACGCCGCGCGCGCGCTGCGCCCCGATCTCGCGGACCAGCTCGATCGCGACGGCGGCGTGCTCGCGCTCGACGAGCCCTTCGCGCACCACGCGGTGCGCGCGCGGCTGGCGCACGTGCTCGAAGGCGAGCCGGTCCCTCCGCTCGCGATCGATCCCGCGCGCGTGCTGCACCTCCGCGTCGAGCTCCCCGCGGCGCGGCGGCATCGCGTGCTCGCGTGGCGCTGCGCGCAGTCGGTCGTGCCGATGTGGATGCACGTGCACCCCGACGACGAGCGCCCGCTCGCGCTGCTCGACGCGATCGCCGAGGGCGCGCTCGACGCGCACACGCTGCGCGACGCGCTCGAGCGCGAGGTCGCGCCCTCCGATCCCGCGCTCTCGGCGCTGCGCGCCATCGTGCTCGCGCACGACCTCGTCGCGCAGAGCGAGGCGCGCGTCGAGACGACGGAGCTTCCCGATCTCTGCGCCTACGCGTGGCTCGACGCGCCCGCGGAGCTCGTGCCCGATGCCCGCTCGCACGAGCCGCCCGCGCGCGCGGAGGCGTGGTTCCGCTGGTGGCTCACCGACGCGGTGCCCTCGGCCTGGCGCTCCGTCTGACAGCGCATATGTGGCGGCGCATGCGGTCACGCGTGCTCGTCGCGATCACGCTCCTCGTCGCGGGATGTCAGCGCGACGCGGCCGACGATCCGCCGCGGATCTCGGGGCCCCAGCGCGCAGCGGCGGACGTCCGACGCGCGCGCATGCACGAGCGCTTCGAGTCGATCGACGTCGCCCGCAGCGCGCTGCAGCGCGGGGATCTCGAAGCCACGCGTACCATCGCGTCGACGATCGCGTTCCGCGTGCCGCTCGATCTCCCGCCGCCGGTGCGCGTGCACGGCGATGCCGTGCCGCGTCGCGCGCTCGCGCTGTCGGCCGCGGAGGATCTCGACACCGCGGGCATCGCATTCGCGCAGCTGGTCGGCACCTGCGGTGCGTGCCACGCGGCGGCCGACGCGACGTGGACGTGGCCCGAGACGCCGATCCCCGAGGGCGACGACCTCGAGATGCAGATGCAGCGCCACGCGTGGGCCCACGAGCGCATGTGGGAGGCGCTGCTGACGCGGGATCCCGCGCGCTTCGACCGCGCCGCGTCGGTGCTCGTCGGCGCGCCGCTCGGCGACGACGCGCGTGTGCGCGAGATCGGCGAGCGGATGCGCGACGCCGCGCGAGACACCGAGCGCGCGACGACGATCGACGATCGCATCGCGATCTACGGCCGCGTCGTCGCGCGCTGCGGCGCATGCCACGCGCGGCTGCGCACGCTGCCGTGAACCATACTGCGCGCGATGACCCGCCA includes:
- a CDS encoding bifunctional diaminohydroxyphosphoribosylaminopyrimidine deaminase/5-amino-6-(5-phosphoribosylamino)uracil reductase RibD, whose amino-acid sequence is MAVSIDDERFMRLALAQAERARGHTGDNPWVGAVIAKDGEVIGDGHTHPPGSDHAEIAAIKSALSRGASLEGATIYSTLEPCSFHGRTPACALAIVEHRIARVVIGMRDPHPRVNGEGLTILRGAGVEVIEGVLEPEVARSLAPWIDAYHPHAKR
- a CDS encoding response regulator — protein: MGRHAPSSSNEITLSVLVVEDDLHTREMMVEMLVHAGLDVWACASVTEALARAARSTPHVVITDLALGDEHGRDLAAALRARAETRRAAIIAVTGEVSPTPDVVRHLDAYLCKPIELAKLPDLVRAIAEARGAI
- a CDS encoding AgmX/PglI C-terminal domain-containing protein, producing MAAITSAERKLRVALVWNGTVQQEETLDAPKPVLLDGTRTEGSTVGVVPRVVSAIPYVGLAITLLVVAWFVTSPSYAHWALVVAGLVSFLRGIVVMVSPRDVKEVVLAMPGALGESDRDRVTVLEPSGHGYRLRTSELGELGGAIWIGGERHDAASFASRGTIDLGPDDYGVLTIGTGALFFQHVRAARRPGMALAPSWTNVASFLLSVAVHAALMLFFFVARAEMDPLDPLELPHDLVQRFLITPPPEDILEPERPSGTDTNDPGIQDREEAGGRQHEGEEGRVGRRDATQERTEMEGEVTGGAAARVRKMGLLGVLADPGADDSPLSALQDGPSVSDILGGLGSSRTVYGRGSGGTGLRGEGGGGGGTGPGTLFGGGGVGTGVGVGSGSGGGRGRGGPGAPGRQRTEARIAVSTGTPRVNGYLSPEQIMRVVRQNQAAVRYCYETELQRQPNLRGRVEVSWRINLQGAVTSSRIARSTMGNPRVEGCLVRQVRGWRFPQPDGGEVTVEFPFIFGAQGG
- a CDS encoding tetratricopeptide repeat protein; protein product: MVRPTIARVLRALCVIAMLGGCGGAPSGAGETTTTARTELPPVDPAALREFQAGVRAMQEGGRPAMRRARERFEAAIAIDPNLWEAHYDLGVVQRDAGELREAAASFEAARAIQPASGEVLAALAETRYALGERDAAADLLRAYVTQHPESIPVRVALATVLRERGDHDGALAQAREVLVRDPRNVRALAEIGRIYRAREQYDVAELVVRKAVEIQDAADLHNDLGLIQLARGDTQAAFEEFQRAIALDARFAPAHLNQGAVLLRAGDYAGAATEYRAVLAADPDHLDARVALGAALRAQGEHAQARREYERVLEAAPNHAAATFNLAMVLADFLDERPRARELFVRFLELAPSGSEYRATAQRYIDEIPAPAPASPPRAAGAAR